A stretch of the Vigna radiata var. radiata cultivar VC1973A chromosome 9, Vradiata_ver6, whole genome shotgun sequence genome encodes the following:
- the LOC106774105 gene encoding mannan endo-1,4-beta-mannosidase 6, with product METHVRFGLRTISLVLFLTLTTSLSSTAFDVSEYEDRESVDIADSILSYGNEMEDMEENEWQMVQTKANQFVVNDQPFYVNGFNTYWLMVFAADESTRGKVTEVFKHASSVGMTVCRTWAFNDGQWRALQKSPSVYDEDVFKALDFVVSEAKKYKIRLILSLVNNWEAYGGKAQYVKWGNAAGLNLTSDDAFFSHPTLRSYYKAHVKTVLNRVNTFTNITYKEDPTIFAWELMNEPRCNSDSTGDVLQDWIKEMAFYVKSIDTKHLVEIGLEGFYGPSTPQRYQLNPNAYAHQVGTDFIRNHQVLGVDFASVHIYPDSWISQSIADSHLPFIKSWMEAHIEDAEKYLGMPVVFSEFGVSAKAPGFNSSYRDNLINTVYKTILNSTKKGGSGAGSLVWQLFPDGTDYMDDGYAIVLSKSPSTSSIISLQSTRLALFNSLCSTKCRWGCKKRNVLETVLYHDEL from the exons ATGGAAACACACGTGAGATTTGGATTACGTACAATTTCCTTGGTCCTTTTTCTGACTCTTACTACAAGTTTAAGCTCAACTGCATTTGATGTCAGTGAATATGAAGATAGGGAAAGCGTTGATATAGCAGATTCTATCTTAAGTTATGG AAATGAAATGGAagacatggaagaaaatgaatggCAGATGGTGCAAACTAAAGCAAACCAATTTGTGGTGAACGACCAACCTTTCTATGTCAATGGATTCAACACGTACTGGTTGATGGTATTTGCTGCGGATGAGTCCACCAGAGGAAAGGTCACTGAGGTGTTCAAACATGCATCCTCTGTGGGTATGACAGTTTGTAGGACTTGGGCCTTCAATGATGGCCAATGGCGTGCTCTTCAGAAATCTCCATCAGTTTATGATGAAGACGTGTTCAAG GCCTTGGATTTCGTGGTGAGTGAAGcaaagaaatacaaaataaggCTCATATTATCACTGGTTAACAACTGGGAGGCTTACGGGGGCAAAGCACAGTATGTAAAGTGGGGCAATGCAGCTGGCCTCAACCTGACCTCTGATGATGCCTTTTTTTCACATCCAACTCTCAGAAGCTATTACAAGGCTCATGTTAAG ACTGTGCTCAATAGAGTTAATACATTCACAAATATCACTTACAAGGAAGATCCAACCATTTTTGCTTGGGAACTGATGAATGAGCCTCGGTGCAACTCAGACTCCACAGGTGATGTGTTACAG GATTGGATAAAAGAAATGGCATTCTATGTGAAAAGCATTGATACAAAACATCTGGTGGAGATTGGACTGGAAGGATTTTATGGCCCCTCGACACCTCAGAGATATCAGTTAAACCCAAATGCATATGCTCACCAGGTCGGAACAGATTTTATCAGGAACCACCAGGTTCTAGGTGTTGACTTCGCTTCTGTTCACATATATCCAGACTCTTG GATTTCACAATCAATTGCTGATTCCCACCTCCCATTTATAAAGTCTTGGATGGAAGCGCACATAGAGGATGCTGAAAAGTATCTCGGAATGCCTGTTGTTTTTAGTGAGTTTGGTGTGTCTGCAAAAGCTCCTGGCTTCAATTCATCATACAGAGACAACCTTATAAACACTGTGTACAAGACAATCCTAAACTCTACCAAGAAAGGAGGCAGTGGAGCTGGAAGCCTTGTGTGGCAGCTCTTTCCTGATGGAACGGATTACATGGATGATGGGTATGCAATTGTTCTCTCAAAATCACCTTCCACATCAAGCATTATATCCCTTCAATCCACAAGGCTAGCCCTCTTCAATTCCTTGTGCTCTACAAAATGCCGTTGGGGTTGTAAGAAGCGAAATGTGTTGGAAACAGTACTCTATCATGACGAACTCTAA